The following are encoded together in the Glycine soja cultivar W05 chromosome 5, ASM419377v2, whole genome shotgun sequence genome:
- the LOC114413727 gene encoding atherin-like encodes MAISFSPKHPPYDEMIYTAIGALKERDGSSKRAIGKYIEQVYKDLPPTHPALLTHHLNRLKSSALLVLVKKSYKLPGSHHLPALQPQKTRGRPPKPKPHPVWPAAALTDSPALLSAKRGPGRPKKIGVSPPGPRGRPPGTGRSKLPKRPGRPPKPKSVSAISSGLKRRPGRPPKAQSNVNVIPFAAPVAPGLPTVQPILPTASVPNGSPRPRGRPKKSFTAAGAPALSAVAGAARGRGRGRPRGVFPVVRPGRPQKLAVGRSKNPVRRPVGRPKGSTAAAITAHKAANEDLRKKLEHFQSKVKESLGTLKPYFNHESPVTAIAAIQELEVLSTLDLKAPLRDETQQQPPPQPLPQTQTQVYEQQYPQPQSQQLPQFFQPHTSAPS; translated from the exons ATGGCCATCTCCTTCAGTCCCAAACACCCTCCTTACGATGAGATGATATACACAGCAATCGGAGCTCTGAAGGAGAGGGATGGTTCGAGCAAGCGAGCCATAGGAAAGTACATAGAACAAGTCTACAAGGACCTTCCACCCACTCACCCTGCTTTGTTGACTCACCATCTCAACCGATTGAAATCCTCTGCCCTCCTCGTCCTCGTCAAGAAATCCTACAAGCTTCCTGGATCTCATCATCTGCCTGCGCTCCAGCCCCAAAAGACCCGTGGTCGTCCCCCCAAGCCCAAGCCCCACCCCGTCTGGCCTGCTGCAGCCCTCACCGACAGCCCTGCTCTTCTATCCGCCAAAAGAGGCCCCGGTCGTCCTAAAAAGATTGGTGTCAGCCCGCCAGGCCCAAGGGGTCGTCCACCCGGGACTGGGAGATCTAAGCTGCCCAAGAGGCCTGGCCGTCCCCCCAAGCCCAAATCCGTGTCGGCGATCTCCAGTGGTCTCAAACGACGTCCTGGACGCCCACCCAAAGCCCAATCCAACGTAAACGTCATCCCCTTCGCAGCCCCAGTTGCTCCCGGCCTGCCTACTGTGCAGCCCATCCTTCCTACTGCTTCCGTGCCCAATGGATCTCCCAGGCCCCGAGGAAGGCCTAAAAAGAGTTTTACTGCTGCGGGGGCTCCGGCGCTATCTGCCGTTGCCGGTGCAGCGCGTGGTCGTGGCCGCGGACGTCCACGTGGGGTCTTCCCGGTGGTTAGGCCCGGCCGGCCTCAGAAGCTCGCCGTAGGAAGGTCCAAGAATCCTGTAAGAAGGCCCGTGGGCCGCCCCAAG GGATCGACAGCTGCTGCAATCACAGCACATAAGGCTGCTAATGAAGATCTAAGGAAGAAGCTTGAACACTTT CAATCAAAAGTGAAGGAGTCCCTTGGCACGCTTAAGCCTTATTTTAACCATGAAAGCCCAGTCACTGCAATTGCGGCAATTCAAGAGTTGGAAGTACTGTCAACTTTGGACCTTAAAGCGCCATTGAGGGATGAGACCCAGCAACAGCCACCGCCACAGCCACTGCCACAGACACAGACACAGGTGTATGAACAGCAATATCCCCAGCCACAGTCACAGCAGCTGCCGCAATTTTTTCAACCACATACATCAGCCCCGAGCTAG
- the LOC114413728 gene encoding probable calcium-binding protein CML27, whose protein sequence is MATNPIEAGNGDAAPNPNATTKPSVYLQDTEELKRVFSRFDANCDGKISVTELDNVLRSLGSGVPPEDIQRVMDDLDTDHDGFINLSEFAAFCRSDTADGGDAELHDAFNLYDHDKNGHISATELCQVLNRLGMKCSVEECHNMIKSVDSDGDGNVNFPEFKRMMSNNRENASNGEEKTD, encoded by the coding sequence ATGGCGACGAATCCAATCGAAGCGGGGAACGGCGACGCCGCTCCTAACCCTAACGCGACTACCAAACCCTCCGTCTACCTCCAAGACACGGAGGAGCTGAAGCGAGTCTTCAGCCGCTTCGACGCTAATTGCGACGGCAAGATCTCCGTCACCGAGTTGGACAACGTCCTCCGCTCCCTCGGATCCGGCGTCCCGCCGGAGGATATCCAGCGCGTCATGGACGACCTCGACACCGACCACGACGGATTCATTAACCTCTCGGAGTTCGCCGCCTTCTGCCGCTCCGACACCGCGGATGGCGGCGACGCCGAGCTCCACGATGCTTTCAACCTGTACGATCATGACAAGAACGGCCATATCTCCGCCACGGAGCTCTGCCAGGTGCTGAACCGCCTCGGAATGAAGTGCTCCGTCGAGGAATGCCACAACATGATCAAATCCGTGGATTCCGACGGCGACGGCAACGTCAACTTCCCCGAGTTCAAGCGGATGATGAGCAACAATCGTGAAAATGCTAGCAATGGCGAAGAAAAAACCGATTAG